TGGAGGCGGGGCCGGACTTCCCCGACCCGGAGCACCTCCCGGAGCCGCTCCGCGACGCCCGGCTCCCCGTGACCGCCGGCTACAACTGGGACTTCGCGGCCAACCTGCGCAGCAGCGGCCGCTTCCAGAACCTGCTCCAGTCCGCCGCCGTGGCCGCCATGGCGCCGCGCGACATGTTCTCCGCCGCGCGGGCGGCCATGCGCGCGCCGCAGCCCCTGTCGGCCACGCTGCAGCAGTTCCCCTATTTCCTGGGCCGTGTGGTGGGCGGCTCGTCCGCGGTGAACGGGGCCGTGGCGCTGCGCCCCTTCCCGGAGGACTTCGCCCGCTGGGCCGCGCTGGGGAACGCCGGGTGGAGCTGGGACGACGTGCTCCCCGCCTTCCGGAAGATCGAGACCGACCACGACTTCCCGAGCGCCCTGCACGGGAGCGAGGGGCCGCTCCCGGTGCGCCGCCCGTCCACGCGGGCGCTGCACGACCTGCAGGCCGCCTTCCTGGAGGCGTGCCGCGGGCTGGGGCTGGCCGACGTGGCGGACATGAACGGCTCCTCCGCCCCGGGCGTGGGGCCGGTGCCGGTGAACAGCGTGGACCACGTCCGCGTCTCCACCGCCATCGCATACCTGGCCCCCGCGCGGGGACGCCCGAACCTCACGGTCCGCGGCGGGTGCACGGTGGCCCGCGTCGTCTTCGAGGGCCGGCGCGCGGTGGGGGTGGAGGTGGTCTCCGCCGACGGCCGCCGGGCCATCGTGTACGGGAAGCGGATCACGTTGAGCGCCGGGGCCGTGAACACCCCCGCCGTCCTGCTTCGCTCCGGAGTGGGGAACGAGGGGCTCTGCCGCTCGCTCGACGTGGCCCCGGTGCTCGACCTCCCGGGCGTGGGCGAGAACCTGGCGGACCACCCGGCGGTGATGTTCTGGATGGTTCCCCGGGACGGCGAGGGGCCGGAGGCGTCGCTCTCGCACGAGGTGATGGCCCGGGCCGCTTCCGCCCCCGGCCGCACTCCCGACCTCAACCTCTTCATCCTCAGCAACTTCCACACCTCCTCGGTGCCCATGCTGGGGGACCTGCTGCGCTCGCCGCGGGCCAACGCCATCTCCGTCGTCCTGTCCGATCCCGCCTCGCGGGGGCGGGTGTTCCTGGAGGACCCGGACCCGGCGAGCAAGCCCGTGATCGAGCTGAACTTCGGCTCGGCGCCGGAGGACGTGGAGCGCCTCAAGGCCGGGGTGCGGCTGGCCTGGAAGATCGTCCAGTCGCGCCCCATCGCGGAGCGGACCCGCTCCGTGTTCCTCTGGACGGAGGCCATCGTGGGCAGCGACCACCTCCTGAAGAGCGCGATCGACCGCTTCATCAACGCCACCTGGCACCCGGTGGGGACGGCGAAGATGGGTCCGGCCGCCGACCGCATGGCGGTGGTGGATCCGCGCTTCCGCGTCCACGGCCTGGAGGGGCTGCGGGTGGTGGACGCGTCGGTGATGCCGGTCATCCCCAGGGCGCCCACCAGCATGACCTGCATGGTGCTGGCCGAGCGCGCCGCGGAGTGGATGGCGCGCGAGACGGACTAGGACGGCCCGGAGCCGGCCGGCGCGCCGCGCCGGGTCCGGCTGCACACACCACCACACGCTTGCGAACCATGGACCGTTTCTCTCGTCTCGTGACCGGGCGGCCGATCGTCACCCTGGCCTTCGTCCTCCTGGCGACGCTGGGGCTGGGCTTCGGCGCGACGCGCCTCGACACGCGCAACAACCAGGACTCCGAGCTCCCGGCGAGCGACCCGATCGTCCGGACCAACGACCGCCTGAAGGAGGTGTTCGGCGACAAGGCGAGCGTGCTCATCGGGCTGGAGGCCGACGACGTGTTCACCCCGGGCACCCTGCGCAAGGTGGCCGAGCTCTCCGAGCGGCTGAAGCAGGTGGAGGGGGTGATCGAGGACGAGATCGTGAGCCTCGCCACCGTCAACAACATCGAGGGGCGCGAGTGGGGCCTCGAGGTGGGGCGGATCCTGGACGAGGTGCCCGGGACGCCCGAGGAGGTCGAGCGCCTGCGCGCCACGGTCCGCGCGAACGACATGCTCAACGGGCAGCTCGTCTCCGAGGACGGGACGCTGACGCTGATCCAGGCGAACCTGGAGAAGGGGTACGACCAGGAGGCCGTCCACGCGCAGGTCTTCGCCCTGGCGCAGGAGTTCGGGGGCCCCGAGCGGATCCACGTCGCGGGCGACGCCGTGCAGCCCCAGGAGATCGACCGGGGGATCCAGGCGGACCTGCACCTCCTCCTCCCCCTGGTGCTCCTGTTCACCCTGGTCGGGCTGTACTTCTCGTTCCGCACCTGGCGCGGGGTGTGGATCCCGTTCGCGGTGGTGGTGCTGAGCGTCGTGTGGACGATGGGGCTGATGGGGCACATCGGGCTCCCGGTGACGGTGGTGTCCTCCACCCTCCCCATCCTGATGGTGGCCATCTCCAACTCGTACGGGATCCACATCCTGGCCCGCTACTACGAGCAGGTGAAGGACGGCGTGGCGGAGCCTGCGCGGCGGGGGCTGGAGCGGATCGGGCCGGCCGTGCTGATGACGGGGATCACCTCGGCGCTGGGCTCGGCGACGCTCCTCACCTTCCGGGTCACCTCCATCCGCGAGTTCGGCATCATCGCGGCGCTCGGCGTGCTGGCGACCACGGTGGTGTCGCTCACCTTCACCCCCGCCGTCCTCGCCCTCCTCAAGCCGAAGGGCGGGAAGGCCGCGGAGCGGCACTGGATCGACCGGCTGACCGTCCCGCTGGGGAGCTTCGCGGTCCGCCGCCGGAACATGGTCTTCGCCGGCGCGGCGGTGGTGTTCGCCGTTTCCGTCGTGGGGATCAGCCGGATCCAGATCGGCAACGACCTGTCGGAGTACTTCCCGGCGGACCACCGCCTGCGCACCGCGTTCGACGTGTTCAACGCCAAGCTCGGCGGCGTGCGGCGCATGGAGATCATGGTGGAGGGGCCGGAGGCGGACGCCGTCAAGGACCCGGAGATGCTGCGCCGGATCCAGGCGTTCCAGGAGTACGCCGAGGGCTTCCCGGAGGTGGGGCGGACCTCCTCGTTCGCCGACGTCGTCCGCCGCATCCACCAGGAGATGAACGGGGGCGACCCGGCGTATCACGTGGTCCCCGACTCGCGCGACCTCGTGGCGCAGTACCTCCTGCTGTACTCCATGTCCGGGAACCCCGCGGATTTCGCGCAGATCGTCGACTACGACTACCAGCGCGCCCGGATCCAGGTGATGCTGACCACCTCCGACCAGGGGGACCAGCGCCGCCTCTACGAGCAGTTCCAGAAGTACGCCGCGGAGAACATGGGCCCCGGCGTGAAGATGGAGTTCGGGGGCGACGTGATGTTCTGGCTGGCGCAGATCCACTACGTGGCGGTCGGCAAGGTCTACAACATCATCGCCGCGGTCTGCATCGTCCTCCTCTTCTGCACCCTGGTCTTCCGGGCGTTCTCGGTCGGCCTGCTGAGCATCGTCCCGCTGGTGGTCTCCACGACGCTCACCTTCGGGCTCATGGGCTTCCTGGGGATCCGCCTGGAGATGGGGACCGCCATCATCACCTCCATCGCGGTGGGGATCGGCGTCGACTTCGCCCTGCACTACCTGATGCACCTCCGCCAGGAGATCCACGAGCACGCGGACGCCGAAACGGCGGTCGCCCGGGTGCAGCTCACCACCGGGCGGGCCATCGTGTTCGACATGCTCTCGAACGTGCTGGGCTTCAGCGTGCTGATCTTCTCCGGCTTCATGCCGATCCGCTACTTCGGCTGGCTGGTCTCCCTCACCATGCTCACGGTGGGGATCGGCACGCTCCTCCTGATGCCGGCGCTGGTCACCGCCCTGCGGCCCCGCTTCGGCACCGGCCGGGTCACCCCCGGCAGTCACCCCGTCACGACGCACCTCCGGGAAGTACCCATGCCCAAACGTGAGATCGCCGTCCCCGCGCTCCTCTTCTTCGCGCTCCTGGCGGGCGCCCCGGCCGCCGCATCCGCGCAGGCGCTCACCGGGAAGCAGATCATCGAGCGCAACGACGCCATGCGGGCCGTGAACGACGAGCAGGTGGACTTCCGCATGCAGCTCATCAACAAGCGCGGCCAGAAGCGGGAGCGCCAGGTGACCTGGATGCTCAAGGAGGACGCCCAGCGCAACCAGAAGGCGCTGATCCGCTTCCTGGCTCCCGCCGACGTGCGCGGCACCGGCCTGCTTTCCGTGGAGAACCCGGACCGCGAGGACGACCAGTGGCTCTACCTCCCGGCGCTCCGCAAGAGCCGCCGGATCTCCGCCGCCAACAAGTCGGACAGCTTCGTCGGCTCGGACTTCGCCTTCGAGGACGTGGGCCCGGAGGAGATGGACCAGTACGAGTACCGCCTCGTGCGCGAGGCCCCGCTCCAGGGCGTCCCCGTGTACGTCGTGGAGGCGGTGCCGAACAACGACAAGCGGAGGCGCGAGAGCGGCTACAGCCGCCGTGAGATCTTCGTCCGCAAGGACAACTTCGCCATCGCGCGCGTGAACTTCTACGATAAGCAGGGCGAGCTGCTGAAGACCCTCGAAGCGCGCGACATCCGGCAGATCCCCTCCACCCGGACCTGGCGCGCCCACACCATGGAGATGAAGAACCAGAAGACCGGCCACTCCACCGTCATCGTCTACGGCGACTTCGCCGTGAACCGCGGCCTCGCGGACGACGCGTTCTCCATGCGCGAGCTCGAGCGGGGCCTGTGAGCGGCGCGGGAACGGCGGGGCGGGCCCGGCGCGCGGCCGGCCTCCTCCTGGCGGGGGCGGCGCTCCTGGCCGCCCCGCGCGCCGGGGCGCAGGAGCTGCAGCTCACCGGCTACGTGGAGGCCGACCACCAGGCCTACTTCGACGGCGGCGAGCGGGACCGCAACCTGGGGCGGAACCAGGCCCTGGTGCAGCTGGAGGCCCGCGCCTCCTTCGGCGAGCGAGCCCGGCTCTTCGGGGCGGTGGAGCTGCGCGCGGACCAGGCCGACCGCGGGCGGAACCGGGCGTACCTGGACGAGCTGTACGCGGACCTCACCTTCGGGCGGCTCGACCTGCGCCTGGGGAAGCAGATCGTCGCCTGGGGGAAGGCGGACGGGGTGAACCCCACGGACCACCTCGCCCCCATGGACTTCAGCGACCCGCTCGACACCGAGGACGAGCGGATCGGGATCGTCGCGGTCCGGCCGCGCTTCTACCTGGGCGGCGTGCAGTGGGAGGGGGTGGTCGCCCCGGTCTTCCAGGCGAGCACCATCCCCCCCGCGGGCTCGCGCTGGCGGGTCCCGCTCCCGGCCACCATGCCGCATCCGCTGGACCCCACGCGGACCGCGGTCCTGTCGTACGAGCTCATGCCGGCGGAAGAGCCGGCGACCACCTGGTTGAACGTGCAGTACGCCGCCCGCGCCTCGGGGACGGTGCGCGGCTGGGACGTGTCGGTGAGCGGGTTCGACGGCTGGGACGACCTGCCGTGGATGCGGCGGCAGCCGCTCATGACCGGGCCCGAGAGCGTCCGCGTCGAGGTCACGCCGGAGTACCTCCGCAAGCGCGCCGTGGGCGGCGACCTGGCCACGGTGGTGGGGCCGTACACCCTCCGCGCGGAGGGCGCGTACGTCATGCCGGACCCGAAGGCGGGGCCGGACTACGCGCAGTACGTGCTGGGGGTGGAGCGCACCTTCGGCGACCTGATGGGCGCGGGCGGGACGATGGTGCTGCTGCAGTGGGTGCAGGAGCTCGCGTCCTCCGGCTACACGCCGGAGCCGTTCGACCTGAACCACCTCTTCCAGAAGACGGTCACGGGGCGGGTGCAGCACAACCTCACCACCGCCGCGCAGGTGGTGGTGGACGGGCTCTACGACTTCGAGGCCGACGGGTACTACCTGCAGCCCGGCGCGTCGTACCGCTTCGGCGACCACCTGCGGGTGGAGGCGATGGTGGACTGGCTGGGCGGGGACGAGGACCGCTTCTTCGGCGCCTTCTCCCACAACCGGCGCTTCCAGGTGCGGGTGCGGTACCTCTTCTAGTCTGTGCCGCCCGAAAAACGAGGCCCCTCCACCGGGTGCGGTGGAGGGGCCTCCGCTCGTGGGTCGGGAGCACCGGCCCGTGCCCGGCGTCACCTCTCCCCGGGCGGCAGGTACGGTACGCCCTTCTCCCCGAACACCCGCGCCGCCTCCCCGCTCCGCACCATGTCGCGGATGGCGGCGTCGAGCCGTTCGCGCAGCGCTCCGTCCGACTCCCGGAGCGCCAGGGAGAAGCTCCAGCGCTCCACCGGCTCGAACTCCGGGGCGAGCACCACGTCGCTCCGGTCGCGGAGCAGCCACGACGCGAGCGGCCCCCACAGGTACCCGTAGTCCGCCCTGCCGTCGGCCACCGCCTCGACCACCGCGTCGTAGTCGTGCACCGCGTAGACCCGGTTCCCGCGCTGCTTCAGCGTGTAGATGGGGATGGACTCCGTCTCCACCGCGATGCGGGTGTCTCCCAGCTCCGCCAGGGTGCGGACGGGGGCGACGTCCGCGCGGCGGATCAGCGCGTACCCGGCGCCGTAGTACGGGGTCGTCAGCGCGATCCCGGGAGCTCTCCGGCCGTCCGCCAGCGTCCCCGGGTCCACCACCGCGCCCAGCGCGGCGTCGCAGCGGCCCGCGGGGAGCGCCTCCCCGGGGCGCTCCCCGTGCTCCAGCCACTCGAACCGGGCCGTCGCCCCCAGGCTCTCCGCCAGCCGCCGGGCCAGCTCCACCTCGACCCCCGCGTCCCGGTGCGAGAGCGGGAGGTTGTCCGTCGCCGCGCAGAAGGTGATCGTCCGCGGCGCCTGCGCCGCCGCCGCGGTGGCCAGGAGCGCCGCGGCGGCCGCACCGGGAAGGAGCACGGCGCGCCTCATGACGGGAGCTCGTACACGAGGAGCAGGTGCCCCGTCTTCTCGCCCCGGAGCCCCGGGGCGAAGCCGTTGATCCACCCTCCCCACCCCACGGGGAAGGCCACGTACTGCTTGCCGTCCACCGCGTACGTCATGGGCGGCGCGTGCATCCCCATGGGCGCCTGGTGCGTCCACACGTCCTTGCCGGTGCGCGCGTCGGTGGCGTGCAGCTTCCCGTCCGCCTCGCCCCAGAACACCAGCCCCCCCGCGGTCGTCAGCACCCCCGACATCACCGGCCACTTCGTCTTGATCTCCCACGCCTTCTCCAGCGTGGTGGGATCGAGCGCCAGGAGCGACCCGTGCGACTCGCCCGGCCCCAGCGCCGCCGCGTCGGCCACGCTCCCCCAGAAGGGGAGCCCCTTCCGGTAGAACGCCTGCCCGGTGCGGAACACGGCGCAGTTCTCGATCACCGGGATGTACGCCATCCCCGTCTGCGGGGAGTAGGACATGTGGTTCCACTCCTTGGCGCCGGCCGGGCCGGGGCAGAGCGGCTCCAGGGCGGAGGTGAGGATCGCCACGGAGTCGATCACCGGCCGCCCGGTCTGCGGGTCGAGCCGCTTGGCCCAGGTCTGCCGCGCGAACGGCTTCCCGTGGATGAACTGGCCGGTGGCGCGGTCGAGCACGTAGAAGTGGGCGTTCTTGTCGGCGTGGATCAGCCCCTTCACCGTCCGTCCGCCGATGGTGAGGTCGGCCAGGATCACCTCGTTGATCCCGTCCCAGTCCCAGGTGTCGTGCGGGGTCCACTGGAAGTGCCAGCGGCGCGTGCCGTCGTCCGGGTCCAGGGCGAGCACCGTGTTGGTGAAGAGGTTGTCGCCGGGGCGCACCTCGCCGTTGAAGTCCGGCCCCGGGTTCCCCACGGTCCAGTAGAGGAGGTCGAGCTCCGGGTCGTACGAGCCCGTCACCCAGGTGGGCCCGCCGCCCGTCATCCAGGTGGGGAGCTCACCCTGCCACGTCTCGTGGCCGGGCTCCCCGGGACCGGGGATGGTCCAGAAGCGCCAGGCGCGCTCCCCGGTCCGGGCGTCGAAGGCGTCGATGAAGCCGCGGATCCCGTACTCCCCGCCCGAGATCCCGGTGATCACCTTGTCCTTCACGAAGAGCGGGGCCACGGTGGCCGTGTACCCGTCGCGCCAGTCGGCCAGCGTCTTCTCCCAGACCGGCGCCCCGGTGCGCGCGTCCAGCGCCACCATCCGGGCGTCCAGCGTCACGAAGAACACCTTGCCGTCTCCCAGCGCCAGGCCCCGGTTCACCCAGTCGCAGCAGGCGGGGACGTCCTCCGCCACCTTGAACATGCGGTGCCAGAGCTCCTTCCCCGTCCGGGCGTCCACCGCGTACACGGCGGTGTGGCCCCCGGTGGTGAAGTACATGACGCCGTCCGCCACCAGCGGCGTGGCCTCGAAGCCGTGCGGGATGGGGAGGTACATCCGCCAGGCCTCCTTGAGCCGCCCGGCGTTGGAGGTGCTGACCTGGTCCAGGCGGCTGAAGCGGTGCGCGGCGTAGGAGCCGTGGTAGGTGAGCCAGTTCCCCGGCTCGTCGACGGGCGCCCGCGCGATGCGCTCCGTCGTCACCGTGGCCGCCGGGTTGAACCCGAGGCTCCCTTCGGGCGCCCGGTCCGGGGCGCCCGCCCCGCCGCTCGCGGGCGGCGAGCCCATCCCTCCCTGCTGCGCCGCGAGCGGCGCGGCCAGCAGCGAGGCGAC
This is a stretch of genomic DNA from Longimicrobiaceae bacterium. It encodes these proteins:
- a CDS encoding GMC family oxidoreductase N-terminal domain-containing protein, with the translated sequence MNERRTTEMSTSEVWDEIVVGAGSSGAVLAARLSEQPDRRVLLLEAGPDFPDPEHLPEPLRDARLPVTAGYNWDFAANLRSSGRFQNLLQSAAVAAMAPRDMFSAARAAMRAPQPLSATLQQFPYFLGRVVGGSSAVNGAVALRPFPEDFARWAALGNAGWSWDDVLPAFRKIETDHDFPSALHGSEGPLPVRRPSTRALHDLQAAFLEACRGLGLADVADMNGSSAPGVGPVPVNSVDHVRVSTAIAYLAPARGRPNLTVRGGCTVARVVFEGRRAVGVEVVSADGRRAIVYGKRITLSAGAVNTPAVLLRSGVGNEGLCRSLDVAPVLDLPGVGENLADHPAVMFWMVPRDGEGPEASLSHEVMARAASAPGRTPDLNLFILSNFHTSSVPMLGDLLRSPRANAISVVLSDPASRGRVFLEDPDPASKPVIELNFGSAPEDVERLKAGVRLAWKIVQSRPIAERTRSVFLWTEAIVGSDHLLKSAIDRFINATWHPVGTAKMGPAADRMAVVDPRFRVHGLEGLRVVDASVMPVIPRAPTSMTCMVLAERAAEWMARETD
- a CDS encoding outer membrane lipoprotein-sorting protein produces the protein MDRFSRLVTGRPIVTLAFVLLATLGLGFGATRLDTRNNQDSELPASDPIVRTNDRLKEVFGDKASVLIGLEADDVFTPGTLRKVAELSERLKQVEGVIEDEIVSLATVNNIEGREWGLEVGRILDEVPGTPEEVERLRATVRANDMLNGQLVSEDGTLTLIQANLEKGYDQEAVHAQVFALAQEFGGPERIHVAGDAVQPQEIDRGIQADLHLLLPLVLLFTLVGLYFSFRTWRGVWIPFAVVVLSVVWTMGLMGHIGLPVTVVSSTLPILMVAISNSYGIHILARYYEQVKDGVAEPARRGLERIGPAVLMTGITSALGSATLLTFRVTSIREFGIIAALGVLATTVVSLTFTPAVLALLKPKGGKAAERHWIDRLTVPLGSFAVRRRNMVFAGAAVVFAVSVVGISRIQIGNDLSEYFPADHRLRTAFDVFNAKLGGVRRMEIMVEGPEADAVKDPEMLRRIQAFQEYAEGFPEVGRTSSFADVVRRIHQEMNGGDPAYHVVPDSRDLVAQYLLLYSMSGNPADFAQIVDYDYQRARIQVMLTTSDQGDQRRLYEQFQKYAAENMGPGVKMEFGGDVMFWLAQIHYVAVGKVYNIIAAVCIVLLFCTLVFRAFSVGLLSIVPLVVSTTLTFGLMGFLGIRLEMGTAIITSIAVGIGVDFALHYLMHLRQEIHEHADAETAVARVQLTTGRAIVFDMLSNVLGFSVLIFSGFMPIRYFGWLVSLTMLTVGIGTLLLMPALVTALRPRFGTGRVTPGSHPVTTHLREVPMPKREIAVPALLFFALLAGAPAAASAQALTGKQIIERNDAMRAVNDEQVDFRMQLINKRGQKRERQVTWMLKEDAQRNQKALIRFLAPADVRGTGLLSVENPDREDDQWLYLPALRKSRRISAANKSDSFVGSDFAFEDVGPEEMDQYEYRLVREAPLQGVPVYVVEAVPNNDKRRRESGYSRREIFVRKDNFAIARVNFYDKQGELLKTLEARDIRQIPSTRTWRAHTMEMKNQKTGHSTVIVYGDFAVNRGLADDAFSMRELERGL
- a CDS encoding transporter substrate-binding domain-containing protein — encoded protein: MRRAVLLPGAAAAALLATAAAAQAPRTITFCAATDNLPLSHRDAGVEVELARRLAESLGATARFEWLEHGERPGEALPAGRCDAALGAVVDPGTLADGRRAPGIALTTPYYGAGYALIRRADVAPVRTLAELGDTRIAVETESIPIYTLKQRGNRVYAVHDYDAVVEAVADGRADYGYLWGPLASWLLRDRSDVVLAPEFEPVERWSFSLALRESDGALRERLDAAIRDMVRSGEAARVFGEKGVPYLPPGER
- a CDS encoding PQQ-dependent dehydrogenase, methanol/ethanol family, which encodes MNTLTRRYSMPRLATLVVASLLAAPLAAQQGGMGSPPASGGAGAPDRAPEGSLGFNPAATVTTERIARAPVDEPGNWLTYHGSYAAHRFSRLDQVSTSNAGRLKEAWRMYLPIPHGFEATPLVADGVMYFTTGGHTAVYAVDARTGKELWHRMFKVAEDVPACCDWVNRGLALGDGKVFFVTLDARMVALDARTGAPVWEKTLADWRDGYTATVAPLFVKDKVITGISGGEYGIRGFIDAFDARTGERAWRFWTIPGPGEPGHETWQGELPTWMTGGGPTWVTGSYDPELDLLYWTVGNPGPDFNGEVRPGDNLFTNTVLALDPDDGTRRWHFQWTPHDTWDWDGINEVILADLTIGGRTVKGLIHADKNAHFYVLDRATGQFIHGKPFARQTWAKRLDPQTGRPVIDSVAILTSALEPLCPGPAGAKEWNHMSYSPQTGMAYIPVIENCAVFRTGQAFYRKGLPFWGSVADAAALGPGESHGSLLALDPTTLEKAWEIKTKWPVMSGVLTTAGGLVFWGEADGKLHATDARTGKDVWTHQAPMGMHAPPMTYAVDGKQYVAFPVGWGGWINGFAPGLRGEKTGHLLLVYELPS
- a CDS encoding DUF1302 family protein — protein: MSGAGTAGRARRAAGLLLAGAALLAAPRAGAQELQLTGYVEADHQAYFDGGERDRNLGRNQALVQLEARASFGERARLFGAVELRADQADRGRNRAYLDELYADLTFGRLDLRLGKQIVAWGKADGVNPTDHLAPMDFSDPLDTEDERIGIVAVRPRFYLGGVQWEGVVAPVFQASTIPPAGSRWRVPLPATMPHPLDPTRTAVLSYELMPAEEPATTWLNVQYAARASGTVRGWDVSVSGFDGWDDLPWMRRQPLMTGPESVRVEVTPEYLRKRAVGGDLATVVGPYTLRAEGAYVMPDPKAGPDYAQYVLGVERTFGDLMGAGGTMVLLQWVQELASSGYTPEPFDLNHLFQKTVTGRVQHNLTTAAQVVVDGLYDFEADGYYLQPGASYRFGDHLRVEAMVDWLGGDEDRFFGAFSHNRRFQVRVRYLF